The following proteins are co-located in the Triplophysa dalaica isolate WHDGS20190420 chromosome 2, ASM1584641v1, whole genome shotgun sequence genome:
- the ecpas gene encoding proteasome adapter and scaffold protein ECM29 isoform X1: MAAQDELNQLERVFMRLGHAETDEQLQDIISKFLPPVLLKLSSVQEGVRKKVMELLVHLNKRIKSRPKVQLPVETLLVQYQDPAAASFVTNFTIIYIKLGYPRLEVSKQCELAPTLLTAMEGKPQPQQDSLMNLLIPTLYNMKYPKEPTKASPFVLAERPKTVQLLLEFMLDVLLMPYGFVLNEPPSRPTPASPQGGSASGAGAAAVQGLPQPPPGMSVYAVKRVIGEAQWSPEQLEQCKLGIVKFIEAEQVPEVESVIHLVVASSDTRHSVATAADLELKSKQSIVDWNNPVIINRMYKVYLGDIPLKSKGATVKQELKHEPVSTRVKLKILPHLLRSRLAAECFPANIQVVYDGLFGANTNNKLLSLTLQFVHHICMVCPDTNKPLGLMLLNGLTKLINEYKEDPKLLCMAYSAVGKLSSRMPQLFTKDIALVQQFFESMCKEEADVRLAIQEALSMMVGAYVNLQGALLNLMEALVAAYIAKPEVQVRQVAMKFAITVFAPDHVASRYLLLLAAGDPREEVSGEAQRALRSLPSKRSEKEGSKPMPSFPEMVSYIQEKAAQRLKTPAKYIVGTYTLPYNPATFGEIVLYLRLCLVNSAGATATSQSLIDMQDDAPLIGRYVQSLLSNEVSPSFTPKGGEANPVHVYMDLLHQLLSAVGGIPVMYCLLEVVSVCPENLAPKFVDKIDWIKGLMNTNKEDMRELAAQLYAVVVSSMSGNELKSAVQNLIKTTKDSHSPETQHGAIMALGYMVGRYMSKRRTRMPNEATPIENKELIAMATKTIGSFLNSESPLLTVAAVTALGEIGRNSVLLIPEDGDGFSKLGLVDNLLARIPSGKETGKMKERAIQTLGFLPVGDGEFPHQKKILQGLMDSVEAKQVELQFTVGEALTNAATGSCSGAARDVWTCTEDQYCPPDNAKNNDIVPWVLNSVLSKYIPSPNPHVRQAACIWVLSLVKKLSHHKEIQSHLKEIQAAFISILSDPDELSQDVASKGLGLVYELGGEEDQQELVSTLVETLMTGKRAKHAVSEDTEVFQGEALGKAPDGHGLSTYKELCSLASDLNQPDLVYKFMNLANHHAMWNSRKGAAFGFNIIAAKAGEQLAIFLPQLVPRLYRYQFDPNLAIRQAMTSIWDALVTDKTIVEKYFKEILQDVISNLTSNMWRVRESSCLALNDLIRGRQADEIIDRLAEIWETLFRVLDDIKESVRKAADLTLKTLSKVCVRMCESSGVTAQRTVAVLLPALLDKGIISNVAEVRSLSIQTLVKISKSAGSRLKPHAPRLIPALLEALSVLEPQVLNYLSLRATEQEKSAMDAARLSAAKSSPMMETINMCLQHLDVSVLGELVPKLCDLLKSGVGLGTKGGCASVIVSLTVQCPQDLSPYSGKLMSTLLNGINDRSSVIQKSFAFAIGHLVRTAKDSSVEKLLQKLNTWYLEKEEALYKSSCCLVVHAISHYSPDVLKAHAGVALPLAFLGMHQEPEEEKGESAEANLWTEVWQEHVPGSFGGIRLYMTELIAITQRALQSQSWKMKAQGAGAMSTIAKQQTGSLVAPHLGMVLSALLQGLAGRTWDGKEELLKAVGSVVSKCSVELQKPAAGQPTISEVLDLVLKECKKESLVYKMAALHSAADILESTQTDRFKETTEIVLPLIRKNQPTSTGSPRHEDDDDDAKARELQTEVLLCAFETLGKAWPKTVQTQSQFQVEVCSLMCVRLKLSIWRVQLGVLRAMRVFYQGLLLLDKDQQNPAVLIEMLTETCTALASPLENKSYSSVRTEALAVVELLLKRIEESDQWDCLSERSRQQLQRSLATMETDNRPDLKEKAQTMRRKIQALP, translated from the exons ATTTGTGTTAAATGAGCCTCCTAGTCGTCCGACCCCCGCATCCCCACAGGGGGGTTCTGCATCTGGGGCAGGAGCTGCTGCGGTACAGGGTCTCCCTCAGCCCCCTCCAGGAATGAGCGTCTACGCCGTAAAGCGAGTCATTGGAGAAGCTCAATGGAGCCCAGAACAATTGGAGCAG TGCAAGTTGGGGATTGTGAAGTTCATAGAGGCAGAGCAGGTTCCTGAGGTTGAGTCTGTCATTCACCTAGTCGTGGCCTCAAGTGACACCAGGCACAGCGTCGCTACAGCAGCTGATCTGGAACTGAAAAGCAAGCAGAG CATTGTTGACTGGAACAATCCAGTCATCATCAACAGAATGTATAAAGTTTACCTGGGTGATATTCCACTCAAATCAAAA GGGGCCACAGTTAAACAGGAACTGAAGCATGAGCCGGTCAGCACCAGAGTCAAGCTAAAGATTCTGCCTCATCTGCTCCGCTCCAGACTGGCTGCTGAATGCTTTCCTGCTAATATACAG GTTGTCTATGATGGGCTTTTTGGAGCAAACACCAACAATAAACTCCTGTCCCTCACTCTGCAGTTTGTGCATCATATCTGTATGGT GTGCCCTGATACTAACAAACCACTGGGTTTAATGCTACTGAATGGCCTTACCAAGcttattaatgaatataaagag gaTCCTAAATTATTATGCATGGCATATTCTGCTGTTGGAAAACTTTCAAG CCGGATGCCTCAGCTTTTCACGAAAGACATTGCATTGGTGCAGCAGTTTTTTGAGTCCATGTGCAAG GAGGAAGCTGATGTGCGGCTGGCCATACAGGAGGCACTGTCTATGATGGTGGGAGCATATGTTAACCTTCAGGGGGCGCTGCTAAACCTAATGGAAGCACTTGTAGCTGCATATATTGCAAAg CCGGAGGTACAGGTGCGCCAGGTAGCAATGAAATTTGCAATTACTGTGTTTGCACCTGATCATGTAGCGTCAAGGTATCTCTTACTGCTGGCTGCGGGAGATCC TCGTGAAGAGGTGTCTGGAGAAGCCCAGCGCGCCCTAAGGTCTCTCCCATCTAAGCGCTCTGAGAAAGAAGGATCAAAGCCGATGCCTTCATTCCCAGAGATGGTCAGCTACATCCAGGAGAAG GCTGCACAGAGACTGAAGACTCCTGCAAAATACATAGTTGGTACCTATACACTGCCCTACAATCCTGCCACATTTGGAGAG ATTGTTCTTTATCTGCGACTGTGTCTGGTGAATAGCGCAGGAGCCACTGCCACTTCTCAGAGCTTAATCGACATGCAGGATGATGCTCCTCTTATTGGACGCTATGTTCAGTCACTGCTGTCCAATGAAGTTTCTCCTTCCTTCACCCCTAAGGGGGGAGAGGCCAATCCAGTTCACGTGTACATGGATTTACTGCATCAGCTACTGTCAGCTGTAGGAG GTATTCCAGTAATGTACTGTCTGTTAGAAGTGGTCTCCGTGTGCCCAGAGAATCTAGCTCCCAAGTTTGTGGACAAGATAGACTGGATAAAG GGTCTCATGAACACTAACAAAGAGGACATGCGTGAGTTGGCAGCTCAGCTGTACGCTGTGGTCGTCTCGTCTATGTCTGGAAATGAACTTAAGAGCGCTGTACAAAACCTGATCAAGACAACTAAAGACAGTCAT AGTCCTGAGACTCAGCATGGTGCCATCATGGCTCTGGGCTACATGGTCGGCAGATACATGAGTAAGAGGCGTACCAGAATGCCTAATGAAGCCACTCCCATTGAAAACAAGGAACTGATTGCCATGGCAACCAAAACTATAG GTTCGTTTTTGAACAGCGAGTCTCCGCTGTTGACTGTTGCGGCGGTGACAGCGTTGGGTGAGATTGGGCGGAACAGCGTGCTGCTGATACCTGAGGATGGAGACGGCTTCAGCAAACTCGGTCTGGTGGATAATTTGCTCGCTCGGATCCCCTCGGGGAAAGAGACTGGCAAG ATGAAAGAACGTGCCATCCAGACCCTTGGGTTCCTGCCGGTGGGCGATGGAGAATTCCCACACCAGAAGAAAATCCTGCAGGGCCTCATGGATTCAGTAGAG GCCAAGCAGGTGGAGCTGCAGTTTACAGTGGGAGAGGCCTTAACTAATGCTGCTACAGGAAGCTGTTCTGGAGCCGCCCGCGATGTGTGGACGTGCACAGAAGACCAGTACTGCCCTCCTGaca ATGCCAAAAATAATGATATAGTGCCCTGGGTGTTGAACTCGGTCTTGTCTAAATACATACCCAGTCCAAACCCTCACGTAAGACAGGCTGCCTGCATATGGGTCCTCTCTTTAGTAAAGAAACTCAGCCATCACAAAGAAATACAG TCCCACTTAAAGGAGATACAGGCGGCCTTTATTTCCATCTTGTCTGACCCTGATG aacTTAGCCAGGATGTGGCATCTAAAGGACTCGGGTTGGTATATGAGCTTGGAGGAGAAGAGGATCAACAGGAACTGGTGTCAACTCTCGTGGAAACTCTCATGACTGGTAAAAG aGCCAAACATGCAGTCTCAGAGGATACTGAAGTCTTTCAGGGGGAGGCCCTTGGCAAAGCTCCTGATGG ACACGGGCTGTCCACCTATAAGGAGCTGTGCTCATTGGCAAGTGATCTAAACCAACCAGATCTTGTATACAAGTTCATGAATCTAGCCAATCATCATGCCATGTGGAATTCCAGAAAG GGGGCAGCATTCGGATTTAACATAATTGCCGCAAAGGCAGGTGAACAGCTGGCAATCTTCCTACCACAGCTGGTGCCACGCCTCTATAGATACCAGTTTGACCCCAACCTGGCCATCAGACAGGCTATGACAAGCATCTGGGATGCTCTTGTGACAGATAAAACCATC GTGGAgaagtattttaaagaaattcttCAGGATGTCATATCCAACCTCACCAGTAACATGTGGAGGGTGCGAGAGTCAAG CTGTTTGGCGTTGAATGATCTGATTCGCGGAAGGCAGGCGGATGAAATCATCGACCGGCTGGCAGAAATCTGGGAGACTCTTTTCCGGGTCCTGGATGACATTAAG GAATCAGTTCGTAAGGCAGCAGATTTGACTCTGAAGACTCTCAGTAAA gtgtgtgtgcgcatgtgcgAATCTTCAGGTGTCACTGCTCAGAGGACGGTCGCCGTGTTGTTGCCAGCTCTACTGGACAAGGGCATCATCAGCAACGTGGCTGAAGTGCGAAGTCTTAG TATCCAAACTCTAGTGAAGATCAGTAAGTCAGCAGGCAGCCGTCTCAAGCCACACGCTCCACGACTCATCCCGGCTCTGCTGGAGGCTCTGAGTGTGCTGGAACCGCAGGTGCTCAACTACCTCAGTCTGAGAGCCACCGAGCAGGAGAAG AGTGCCATGGACGCCGCCAGGTTAAGTGCCGCCAAGTCCTCCCCTATGATGGAAACCATTAATATG TGTCTACAGCACTTGGACGTGTCTGTTTTGGGAGAGCTTGTTCCCAAACTCTGCGATCTGCTAAAAAGTGGAGTTGGCCTTGGAACAAAG GGTGGATGTGCCAGCGTAATTGTGTCATTGACGGTGCAGTGTCCACAAGATCTCTCTCCATATTCAG GTAAACTCATGAGTACACTCTTGAATGGGATCAATGACCGCAGCAGTGTCATACAGAAGTCATTTGCCTTTGCCATTGGACATCTGGTTAGG ACAGCCAAAGACAGCAGTGTGGAGAAGCTTCTACAGAAACTCAACACCTGGTATCTGGAGAAAGAGG AGGCGCTGTACAAGTCTTCGTGCTGTCTGGTGGTTCATGCCATCAGTCACTACAGTCCTGATGTGTTGAAAGCTCATGCAGGAGTGGCTCTACCGCTGGCATTTCTGGGCATGCACCAGGAACCCGAGGAGGAGAAGGGAGAGAGCGCTGAGGCCAACCTCTGGACAGAGGTCTGGCAGGAACATGTACCTG GTAGCTTCGGTGGAATCCGGTTATATATGACTGAGCTTATAGCCATTACTCAGAGGGCTTTGCAGTCCCAGTCCTGGAAGATGAAGGCTCAGGGTGCAGGTGCCATGTCAACAATCGCCAAGCAACAGACAGGCTCACTGGTGGCACCTCACCTGGGCATGGTATTGAGCGCCCTACTACAGGGGCTCGCAGGACGCACCTGGGATGGGAAG GAAGAGCTGTTGAAAGCTGTCGGATCTGTGGTGTCTAAATGCAG TGTGGAGCTACAGAAGCCTGCAGCGGGTCAGCCAACTATCAGCGAGGTTTTAGATCTGGTGCTGAAGGAATGTAAGAAAGAGAGTCTGGTTTATAAAATGGCGGCTTTACACAGCGCTGCAGACATCTTGGAGTCGACGCAGACGGATCGGTTTAAAGAAACCACTGAAATTGTGCTTCCCCTCATTAGAAAG aATCAGCCGACAAGTACCGGTTCCCCGAGACATGAAGATGATGACGACGACGCTAAAGCTCGTGAATTACAAACAGAAGTTCTGTTGTGCGCGTTTGAAACGCTTGGAAAAGCCTGGCCAAAAACCGTCCAGACACAAA GTCAGTTCCAGGTGGAGGTTTGTAGCTTGATGTGTGTGAGACTGAAGTTGAGCATATGGAGGGTTCAGCTGGGAGTCCTGCGTGCCATGAGGGTCTTCTATCAGGG TTTGCTGCTGTTGGATAAAGATCAACAGAATCCTGCGGTTCTTATCGAGATGTTGACCGAGACCTGCACTGCCCTGGCATCACCACTAG aaaacaaaagttaCTCATCTGTAAGAACAGAGGCTTTGGCCGTAGTGGAACTTCTTTTGAAGAGGATTGAAG aAAGCGATCAGTGGGACTGCCTGTCCGAGAGGAGTCGGCAACAGCTTCAGCGTTCTTTAGCTACCATGGAAACGGACAACCGTCCAGACCTCAAAGAGAAAGCCCAGACAATGAGGAGAAAAATACAAGCTCTGCCATAA
- the ecpas gene encoding proteasome adapter and scaffold protein ECM29 isoform X2: MRLGHAETDEQLQDIISKFLPPVLLKLSSVQEGVRKKVMELLVHLNKRIKSRPKVQLPVETLLVQYQDPAAASFVTNFTIIYIKLGYPRLEVSKQCELAPTLLTAMEGKPQPQQDSLMNLLIPTLYNMKYPKEPTKASPFVLAERPKTVQLLLEFMLDVLLMPYGFVLNEPPSRPTPASPQGGSASGAGAAAVQGLPQPPPGMSVYAVKRVIGEAQWSPEQLEQCKLGIVKFIEAEQVPEVESVIHLVVASSDTRHSVATAADLELKSKQSIVDWNNPVIINRMYKVYLGDIPLKSKGATVKQELKHEPVSTRVKLKILPHLLRSRLAAECFPANIQVVYDGLFGANTNNKLLSLTLQFVHHICMVCPDTNKPLGLMLLNGLTKLINEYKEDPKLLCMAYSAVGKLSSRMPQLFTKDIALVQQFFESMCKEEADVRLAIQEALSMMVGAYVNLQGALLNLMEALVAAYIAKPEVQVRQVAMKFAITVFAPDHVASRYLLLLAAGDPREEVSGEAQRALRSLPSKRSEKEGSKPMPSFPEMVSYIQEKAAQRLKTPAKYIVGTYTLPYNPATFGEIVLYLRLCLVNSAGATATSQSLIDMQDDAPLIGRYVQSLLSNEVSPSFTPKGGEANPVHVYMDLLHQLLSAVGGIPVMYCLLEVVSVCPENLAPKFVDKIDWIKGLMNTNKEDMRELAAQLYAVVVSSMSGNELKSAVQNLIKTTKDSHSPETQHGAIMALGYMVGRYMSKRRTRMPNEATPIENKELIAMATKTIGSFLNSESPLLTVAAVTALGEIGRNSVLLIPEDGDGFSKLGLVDNLLARIPSGKETGKMKERAIQTLGFLPVGDGEFPHQKKILQGLMDSVEAKQVELQFTVGEALTNAATGSCSGAARDVWTCTEDQYCPPDNAKNNDIVPWVLNSVLSKYIPSPNPHVRQAACIWVLSLVKKLSHHKEIQSHLKEIQAAFISILSDPDELSQDVASKGLGLVYELGGEEDQQELVSTLVETLMTGKRAKHAVSEDTEVFQGEALGKAPDGHGLSTYKELCSLASDLNQPDLVYKFMNLANHHAMWNSRKGAAFGFNIIAAKAGEQLAIFLPQLVPRLYRYQFDPNLAIRQAMTSIWDALVTDKTIVEKYFKEILQDVISNLTSNMWRVRESSCLALNDLIRGRQADEIIDRLAEIWETLFRVLDDIKESVRKAADLTLKTLSKVCVRMCESSGVTAQRTVAVLLPALLDKGIISNVAEVRSLSIQTLVKISKSAGSRLKPHAPRLIPALLEALSVLEPQVLNYLSLRATEQEKSAMDAARLSAAKSSPMMETINMCLQHLDVSVLGELVPKLCDLLKSGVGLGTKGGCASVIVSLTVQCPQDLSPYSGKLMSTLLNGINDRSSVIQKSFAFAIGHLVRTAKDSSVEKLLQKLNTWYLEKEEALYKSSCCLVVHAISHYSPDVLKAHAGVALPLAFLGMHQEPEEEKGESAEANLWTEVWQEHVPGSFGGIRLYMTELIAITQRALQSQSWKMKAQGAGAMSTIAKQQTGSLVAPHLGMVLSALLQGLAGRTWDGKEELLKAVGSVVSKCSVELQKPAAGQPTISEVLDLVLKECKKESLVYKMAALHSAADILESTQTDRFKETTEIVLPLIRKNQPTSTGSPRHEDDDDDAKARELQTEVLLCAFETLGKAWPKTVQTQSQFQVEVCSLMCVRLKLSIWRVQLGVLRAMRVFYQGLLLLDKDQQNPAVLIEMLTETCTALASPLENKSYSSVRTEALAVVELLLKRIEESDQWDCLSERSRQQLQRSLATMETDNRPDLKEKAQTMRRKIQALP; encoded by the exons ATTTGTGTTAAATGAGCCTCCTAGTCGTCCGACCCCCGCATCCCCACAGGGGGGTTCTGCATCTGGGGCAGGAGCTGCTGCGGTACAGGGTCTCCCTCAGCCCCCTCCAGGAATGAGCGTCTACGCCGTAAAGCGAGTCATTGGAGAAGCTCAATGGAGCCCAGAACAATTGGAGCAG TGCAAGTTGGGGATTGTGAAGTTCATAGAGGCAGAGCAGGTTCCTGAGGTTGAGTCTGTCATTCACCTAGTCGTGGCCTCAAGTGACACCAGGCACAGCGTCGCTACAGCAGCTGATCTGGAACTGAAAAGCAAGCAGAG CATTGTTGACTGGAACAATCCAGTCATCATCAACAGAATGTATAAAGTTTACCTGGGTGATATTCCACTCAAATCAAAA GGGGCCACAGTTAAACAGGAACTGAAGCATGAGCCGGTCAGCACCAGAGTCAAGCTAAAGATTCTGCCTCATCTGCTCCGCTCCAGACTGGCTGCTGAATGCTTTCCTGCTAATATACAG GTTGTCTATGATGGGCTTTTTGGAGCAAACACCAACAATAAACTCCTGTCCCTCACTCTGCAGTTTGTGCATCATATCTGTATGGT GTGCCCTGATACTAACAAACCACTGGGTTTAATGCTACTGAATGGCCTTACCAAGcttattaatgaatataaagag gaTCCTAAATTATTATGCATGGCATATTCTGCTGTTGGAAAACTTTCAAG CCGGATGCCTCAGCTTTTCACGAAAGACATTGCATTGGTGCAGCAGTTTTTTGAGTCCATGTGCAAG GAGGAAGCTGATGTGCGGCTGGCCATACAGGAGGCACTGTCTATGATGGTGGGAGCATATGTTAACCTTCAGGGGGCGCTGCTAAACCTAATGGAAGCACTTGTAGCTGCATATATTGCAAAg CCGGAGGTACAGGTGCGCCAGGTAGCAATGAAATTTGCAATTACTGTGTTTGCACCTGATCATGTAGCGTCAAGGTATCTCTTACTGCTGGCTGCGGGAGATCC TCGTGAAGAGGTGTCTGGAGAAGCCCAGCGCGCCCTAAGGTCTCTCCCATCTAAGCGCTCTGAGAAAGAAGGATCAAAGCCGATGCCTTCATTCCCAGAGATGGTCAGCTACATCCAGGAGAAG GCTGCACAGAGACTGAAGACTCCTGCAAAATACATAGTTGGTACCTATACACTGCCCTACAATCCTGCCACATTTGGAGAG ATTGTTCTTTATCTGCGACTGTGTCTGGTGAATAGCGCAGGAGCCACTGCCACTTCTCAGAGCTTAATCGACATGCAGGATGATGCTCCTCTTATTGGACGCTATGTTCAGTCACTGCTGTCCAATGAAGTTTCTCCTTCCTTCACCCCTAAGGGGGGAGAGGCCAATCCAGTTCACGTGTACATGGATTTACTGCATCAGCTACTGTCAGCTGTAGGAG GTATTCCAGTAATGTACTGTCTGTTAGAAGTGGTCTCCGTGTGCCCAGAGAATCTAGCTCCCAAGTTTGTGGACAAGATAGACTGGATAAAG GGTCTCATGAACACTAACAAAGAGGACATGCGTGAGTTGGCAGCTCAGCTGTACGCTGTGGTCGTCTCGTCTATGTCTGGAAATGAACTTAAGAGCGCTGTACAAAACCTGATCAAGACAACTAAAGACAGTCAT AGTCCTGAGACTCAGCATGGTGCCATCATGGCTCTGGGCTACATGGTCGGCAGATACATGAGTAAGAGGCGTACCAGAATGCCTAATGAAGCCACTCCCATTGAAAACAAGGAACTGATTGCCATGGCAACCAAAACTATAG GTTCGTTTTTGAACAGCGAGTCTCCGCTGTTGACTGTTGCGGCGGTGACAGCGTTGGGTGAGATTGGGCGGAACAGCGTGCTGCTGATACCTGAGGATGGAGACGGCTTCAGCAAACTCGGTCTGGTGGATAATTTGCTCGCTCGGATCCCCTCGGGGAAAGAGACTGGCAAG ATGAAAGAACGTGCCATCCAGACCCTTGGGTTCCTGCCGGTGGGCGATGGAGAATTCCCACACCAGAAGAAAATCCTGCAGGGCCTCATGGATTCAGTAGAG GCCAAGCAGGTGGAGCTGCAGTTTACAGTGGGAGAGGCCTTAACTAATGCTGCTACAGGAAGCTGTTCTGGAGCCGCCCGCGATGTGTGGACGTGCACAGAAGACCAGTACTGCCCTCCTGaca ATGCCAAAAATAATGATATAGTGCCCTGGGTGTTGAACTCGGTCTTGTCTAAATACATACCCAGTCCAAACCCTCACGTAAGACAGGCTGCCTGCATATGGGTCCTCTCTTTAGTAAAGAAACTCAGCCATCACAAAGAAATACAG TCCCACTTAAAGGAGATACAGGCGGCCTTTATTTCCATCTTGTCTGACCCTGATG aacTTAGCCAGGATGTGGCATCTAAAGGACTCGGGTTGGTATATGAGCTTGGAGGAGAAGAGGATCAACAGGAACTGGTGTCAACTCTCGTGGAAACTCTCATGACTGGTAAAAG aGCCAAACATGCAGTCTCAGAGGATACTGAAGTCTTTCAGGGGGAGGCCCTTGGCAAAGCTCCTGATGG ACACGGGCTGTCCACCTATAAGGAGCTGTGCTCATTGGCAAGTGATCTAAACCAACCAGATCTTGTATACAAGTTCATGAATCTAGCCAATCATCATGCCATGTGGAATTCCAGAAAG GGGGCAGCATTCGGATTTAACATAATTGCCGCAAAGGCAGGTGAACAGCTGGCAATCTTCCTACCACAGCTGGTGCCACGCCTCTATAGATACCAGTTTGACCCCAACCTGGCCATCAGACAGGCTATGACAAGCATCTGGGATGCTCTTGTGACAGATAAAACCATC GTGGAgaagtattttaaagaaattcttCAGGATGTCATATCCAACCTCACCAGTAACATGTGGAGGGTGCGAGAGTCAAG CTGTTTGGCGTTGAATGATCTGATTCGCGGAAGGCAGGCGGATGAAATCATCGACCGGCTGGCAGAAATCTGGGAGACTCTTTTCCGGGTCCTGGATGACATTAAG GAATCAGTTCGTAAGGCAGCAGATTTGACTCTGAAGACTCTCAGTAAA gtgtgtgtgcgcatgtgcgAATCTTCAGGTGTCACTGCTCAGAGGACGGTCGCCGTGTTGTTGCCAGCTCTACTGGACAAGGGCATCATCAGCAACGTGGCTGAAGTGCGAAGTCTTAG TATCCAAACTCTAGTGAAGATCAGTAAGTCAGCAGGCAGCCGTCTCAAGCCACACGCTCCACGACTCATCCCGGCTCTGCTGGAGGCTCTGAGTGTGCTGGAACCGCAGGTGCTCAACTACCTCAGTCTGAGAGCCACCGAGCAGGAGAAG AGTGCCATGGACGCCGCCAGGTTAAGTGCCGCCAAGTCCTCCCCTATGATGGAAACCATTAATATG TGTCTACAGCACTTGGACGTGTCTGTTTTGGGAGAGCTTGTTCCCAAACTCTGCGATCTGCTAAAAAGTGGAGTTGGCCTTGGAACAAAG GGTGGATGTGCCAGCGTAATTGTGTCATTGACGGTGCAGTGTCCACAAGATCTCTCTCCATATTCAG GTAAACTCATGAGTACACTCTTGAATGGGATCAATGACCGCAGCAGTGTCATACAGAAGTCATTTGCCTTTGCCATTGGACATCTGGTTAGG ACAGCCAAAGACAGCAGTGTGGAGAAGCTTCTACAGAAACTCAACACCTGGTATCTGGAGAAAGAGG AGGCGCTGTACAAGTCTTCGTGCTGTCTGGTGGTTCATGCCATCAGTCACTACAGTCCTGATGTGTTGAAAGCTCATGCAGGAGTGGCTCTACCGCTGGCATTTCTGGGCATGCACCAGGAACCCGAGGAGGAGAAGGGAGAGAGCGCTGAGGCCAACCTCTGGACAGAGGTCTGGCAGGAACATGTACCTG GTAGCTTCGGTGGAATCCGGTTATATATGACTGAGCTTATAGCCATTACTCAGAGGGCTTTGCAGTCCCAGTCCTGGAAGATGAAGGCTCAGGGTGCAGGTGCCATGTCAACAATCGCCAAGCAACAGACAGGCTCACTGGTGGCACCTCACCTGGGCATGGTATTGAGCGCCCTACTACAGGGGCTCGCAGGACGCACCTGGGATGGGAAG GAAGAGCTGTTGAAAGCTGTCGGATCTGTGGTGTCTAAATGCAG TGTGGAGCTACAGAAGCCTGCAGCGGGTCAGCCAACTATCAGCGAGGTTTTAGATCTGGTGCTGAAGGAATGTAAGAAAGAGAGTCTGGTTTATAAAATGGCGGCTTTACACAGCGCTGCAGACATCTTGGAGTCGACGCAGACGGATCGGTTTAAAGAAACCACTGAAATTGTGCTTCCCCTCATTAGAAAG aATCAGCCGACAAGTACCGGTTCCCCGAGACATGAAGATGATGACGACGACGCTAAAGCTCGTGAATTACAAACAGAAGTTCTGTTGTGCGCGTTTGAAACGCTTGGAAAAGCCTGGCCAAAAACCGTCCAGACACAAA GTCAGTTCCAGGTGGAGGTTTGTAGCTTGATGTGTGTGAGACTGAAGTTGAGCATATGGAGGGTTCAGCTGGGAGTCCTGCGTGCCATGAGGGTCTTCTATCAGGG TTTGCTGCTGTTGGATAAAGATCAACAGAATCCTGCGGTTCTTATCGAGATGTTGACCGAGACCTGCACTGCCCTGGCATCACCACTAG aaaacaaaagttaCTCATCTGTAAGAACAGAGGCTTTGGCCGTAGTGGAACTTCTTTTGAAGAGGATTGAAG aAAGCGATCAGTGGGACTGCCTGTCCGAGAGGAGTCGGCAACAGCTTCAGCGTTCTTTAGCTACCATGGAAACGGACAACCGTCCAGACCTCAAAGAGAAAGCCCAGACAATGAGGAGAAAAATACAAGCTCTGCCATAA